In Phenylobacterium zucineum HLK1, one DNA window encodes the following:
- a CDS encoding uracil-DNA glycosylase: MPPAAPSDALIAESLLAFWAEAGVDGMLLDEPFDRIEAGKILPPKPAPPLVAPAVRPGPVASPQPDVSAAIAQAQALAAQAQDMDALAAAIAAFEGCPLRFEGAASKAVCWRGEPSAPLMVIGEGPGAEEDSQGLPFVGRAGKLLDRMLGAAGLTGRALITNTVFWRPPGNRTPSPHEQLICAPFLERAIALTQPRMLLLVGGASAKSLLKKDEGILSLRGRWFEWRSSDGALELPAMPTLHPAFLLRQPGAKKRAWSDLLTLAERLDRPDRPA; this comes from the coding sequence ATGCCTCCGGCCGCCCCATCAGACGCGCTGATCGCCGAAAGCCTGCTCGCCTTCTGGGCCGAGGCGGGCGTCGACGGCATGCTGCTGGACGAGCCGTTCGACCGCATCGAGGCCGGCAAGATCCTGCCGCCGAAGCCCGCCCCCCCGCTTGTCGCGCCGGCCGTGCGGCCCGGGCCGGTCGCCTCGCCGCAGCCCGACGTCTCGGCGGCGATCGCCCAGGCCCAGGCGCTGGCCGCGCAGGCCCAGGACATGGACGCCCTGGCCGCGGCCATCGCGGCGTTCGAGGGTTGCCCGCTGCGGTTCGAGGGCGCCGCCAGCAAGGCGGTGTGCTGGCGCGGCGAGCCGTCGGCGCCGCTGATGGTAATCGGCGAGGGTCCCGGCGCCGAGGAGGACTCCCAGGGGCTGCCGTTCGTCGGACGCGCCGGGAAGCTGCTCGACCGGATGCTGGGCGCCGCCGGCCTGACCGGCCGGGCTCTGATCACCAACACCGTCTTCTGGCGGCCGCCGGGCAACCGGACCCCCTCGCCCCACGAACAGTTGATCTGCGCTCCGTTCCTCGAGCGGGCGATCGCCCTGACCCAGCCCCGCATGCTGCTGCTGGTGGGCGGGGCCTCGGCCAAGAGCCTGCTGAAGAAGGACGAGGGCATCCTCTCGCTGCGGGGCCGCTGGTTCGAGTGGCGATCCAGCGACGGCGCCCTGGAGCTGCCGGCCATGCCGACGCTGCACCCGGCCTTCCTGCTTCGCCAGCCCGGCGCCAAGAAGCGCGCCTGGAGCGACCTTTTGACCTTGGCCGAAAGGCTTGATCGTCCCGACCGCCCTGCCTAG
- a CDS encoding electron transfer flavoprotein-ubiquinone oxidoreductase: MSEDVEREAMEYDVVIVGAGPSGLAAAIRLKQLAAEAGTDVSVAVLEKGSEVGAHILSGAVIDPKGISELLPNWKELGAPLETPVTKDQFILLGPQGSLDLPMWAMPPFMNNHGNYIASLGNVCRWLAQQAEGLGVEVYPGMAASEPVFGPNGELRGVVAGVFGVTKDGPGPDYQPGVEVLGKYVFIGEGVRGSLAKVLKAKYGLCKDADPEKYGIGIKELWQVPDEVFKPGLAVHTTGWPLDNRTGGGSFMYHFGDNYIALGYVVHLNYKNPWLSPFDEFQRWKHHPEVAKHLAGGKRIAYGARAISEGGLQSIPKLYFPGGVLLGDSAGFVNVPRIKGSHNAMKSGMMAAEAAFAALQAGRSGDELAEYKQAFDSSWVKKELNIVRNAKPMLSKFGTAMGGAVGMFDMWTTHLLGGFSFFGTLRHDKGDPESTGLAKDYQPIVYPKPDGVLSFDKLSSVFLSNTNHDESQPAHLKLRDPSVPIDVNLPKFGEPARLYCPAGVYEVLYDEAGQNPKFQINFQNCVHCKTCDIKDPSQNIDWTTPQGGDGPNYPNM; this comes from the coding sequence ATGAGCGAAGACGTCGAACGCGAGGCCATGGAGTACGACGTCGTCATCGTGGGCGCCGGGCCGTCGGGCCTGGCCGCCGCGATCCGGCTCAAGCAACTCGCCGCCGAGGCGGGGACGGACGTTTCCGTCGCGGTGCTGGAGAAGGGCTCGGAAGTCGGCGCCCACATCCTGTCGGGCGCGGTGATCGACCCCAAGGGGATCTCCGAGCTGCTGCCGAACTGGAAGGAGCTGGGCGCGCCGCTCGAGACTCCGGTGACCAAGGACCAGTTCATCCTGCTGGGGCCGCAGGGCAGCCTGGACCTGCCGATGTGGGCGATGCCGCCCTTCATGAACAACCACGGCAACTACATCGCCAGCCTGGGGAACGTCTGCCGCTGGCTCGCCCAGCAGGCGGAGGGCCTGGGCGTCGAGGTCTACCCCGGCATGGCCGCCTCCGAGCCGGTGTTCGGCCCGAACGGCGAGCTGAGGGGCGTGGTGGCCGGCGTGTTCGGCGTGACCAAGGACGGCCCCGGTCCCGACTACCAGCCCGGCGTCGAGGTGCTGGGCAAGTACGTCTTCATCGGCGAGGGCGTCCGCGGCTCGCTCGCCAAGGTGCTGAAGGCGAAGTACGGCCTCTGCAAGGACGCCGATCCCGAGAAGTACGGCATCGGCATCAAGGAGCTGTGGCAGGTTCCCGACGAGGTGTTCAAGCCGGGCCTGGCGGTCCACACCACGGGCTGGCCGCTCGACAACCGCACCGGCGGCGGCAGCTTCATGTACCACTTCGGGGACAACTACATCGCCCTCGGCTACGTGGTGCACCTCAACTACAAGAACCCCTGGCTCTCGCCCTTCGACGAGTTCCAGCGCTGGAAGCACCATCCGGAAGTGGCCAAGCACCTGGCCGGCGGCAAGCGCATCGCCTATGGCGCGCGCGCCATCAGCGAGGGCGGCCTGCAGTCGATCCCGAAGCTCTACTTCCCGGGCGGCGTGCTGCTGGGCGATTCCGCCGGCTTCGTGAACGTCCCCCGCATCAAGGGCAGCCACAACGCCATGAAGAGCGGGATGATGGCCGCCGAGGCCGCGTTCGCCGCCCTCCAGGCCGGCCGCTCGGGTGACGAGCTCGCCGAGTACAAGCAGGCCTTCGACAGCTCCTGGGTGAAGAAGGAGCTGAACATCGTCCGCAACGCCAAGCCGATGCTGTCGAAGTTCGGCACCGCCATGGGCGGGGCGGTCGGCATGTTCGACATGTGGACCACCCACCTGCTGGGCGGCTTCTCGTTCTTCGGCACCCTGCGCCACGACAAGGGCGATCCGGAGTCCACGGGCCTGGCCAAGGACTACCAGCCGATCGTCTATCCGAAGCCGGACGGCGTCCTGTCGTTCGACAAGCTGTCGTCGGTCTTCCTGTCGAACACCAACCACGACGAGAGCCAGCCGGCGCACCTGAAGCTGCGCGATCCCTCGGTGCCGATCGACGTGAACCTGCCGAAGTTCGGCGAGCCGGCGCGGCTTTACTGCCCGGCGGGGGTCTACGAGGTGCTGTACGACGAGGCGGGCCAGAACCCGAAGTTCCAGATCAACTTCCAGAACTGCGTCCACTGCAAGACCTGCGACATCAAGGATCCGTCGCAGAACATCGACTGGACCACGCCCCAGGGCGGGGACGGGCCGAATTACCCCAACATGTGA
- a CDS encoding tetratricopeptide repeat protein produces MRHRLLAFAAPLVLLGACATTPPADDLPGVPTAAADTAYGMFLAGNAALNEGRSDEAARFLEMARARSGDEAAVAERAFTAALLAGDIDKAAELAPDGPAASEPARRMGRLVQAVEAIADGKGRLAYEQLSGEAIGFPHRGAAALLAPWAAAQAGDVEASLVRPQVRGDLSVDFFGQLGQAYLFERARRFDEAETDFKAVTAGETPSELTVLAYGGFLERRGRRAEAVKLYDAALQRTPGSLQLQAARERAAAGRSAPAAPTVKEGAALAMLAPAATMIAARQGQIGLAYLRLALRLDPGRNDAWLMVGDFLQSGGDVEGARAAYARPKPGSPEYGAAQAKLAWSYQSEDRTETALKLARAAAATGDPDARLTLSDLLRANGEYAESVQLLGELIAESATPDWRLYYARGAALAQMDRWKDAEADLQAALKLRPDEPELLNFLGYSWIDRGERLEEAMAMVEKAVASNPRSGAMIDSLGWAHYRMGDYKAAVEKLEQAVELEAGDPEINNHLGDAYWMAGRKDEAVFQWRRVLTLKPDAKIQADAEAKLASGLGPQAPKLAGQ; encoded by the coding sequence ATGCGTCATCGCCTTCTCGCCTTCGCCGCCCCGCTGGTGCTCCTCGGGGCCTGCGCGACCACGCCGCCTGCCGACGACCTGCCGGGCGTGCCCACCGCGGCGGCCGACACGGCCTACGGCATGTTCCTGGCGGGCAACGCCGCGCTGAACGAGGGGCGCAGCGACGAGGCCGCCCGGTTCCTGGAGATGGCCCGCGCCCGCAGCGGCGACGAAGCCGCGGTGGCCGAGCGGGCGTTCACCGCCGCCCTGCTGGCCGGTGACATCGACAAGGCCGCCGAGCTCGCCCCCGACGGGCCCGCCGCCTCCGAGCCCGCCAGGCGCATGGGCCGGCTGGTGCAGGCCGTCGAGGCCATCGCCGACGGCAAGGGCCGGCTGGCCTACGAACAGCTTTCCGGCGAGGCCATCGGCTTCCCGCACCGCGGCGCGGCGGCGCTGCTGGCGCCCTGGGCCGCCGCCCAGGCGGGCGACGTCGAGGCCTCCCTGGTCCGCCCGCAGGTGCGGGGCGACCTCAGCGTCGACTTCTTCGGCCAGCTCGGCCAGGCCTATCTCTTCGAGCGCGCCCGCCGCTTCGACGAGGCCGAGACCGACTTCAAGGCTGTGACCGCCGGGGAGACGCCGTCCGAGCTGACGGTGCTGGCCTATGGCGGCTTCCTCGAGCGCCGCGGCCGCCGGGCCGAGGCGGTGAAGCTGTACGACGCGGCGCTTCAGCGGACCCCCGGCAGCCTGCAGCTCCAGGCGGCGCGCGAGCGGGCGGCCGCCGGCCGGTCCGCCCCCGCGGCCCCGACGGTGAAGGAAGGCGCGGCTCTCGCGATGCTGGCGCCGGCGGCGACCATGATCGCGGCGCGTCAAGGCCAGATCGGCCTCGCCTACCTGCGGCTGGCGCTGCGCCTCGATCCCGGCCGGAACGACGCCTGGTTGATGGTCGGCGACTTCCTGCAGAGCGGCGGCGACGTCGAGGGCGCCCGCGCCGCCTATGCCCGGCCCAAGCCCGGGTCCCCGGAGTACGGCGCGGCCCAGGCCAAGCTCGCCTGGAGCTATCAGAGCGAGGACCGGACGGAGACGGCGCTGAAACTCGCCCGGGCGGCCGCCGCGACGGGCGATCCCGACGCGCGCCTCACCCTGTCGGACCTCCTGCGGGCCAACGGCGAATACGCCGAATCCGTCCAGTTGCTGGGCGAGCTGATCGCGGAGTCCGCCACGCCGGACTGGCGCCTCTACTACGCCCGCGGCGCGGCCCTGGCGCAGATGGACCGCTGGAAGGACGCCGAGGCCGACCTGCAGGCGGCGCTCAAGCTGCGGCCGGACGAGCCCGAGCTGCTGAACTTCCTGGGTTATTCCTGGATCGATCGCGGCGAGCGGCTCGAGGAGGCCATGGCGATGGTCGAGAAGGCGGTCGCCTCCAACCCGCGCTCGGGGGCGATGATCGACAGCCTGGGGTGGGCCCACTACCGGATGGGCGACTACAAGGCCGCCGTCGAGAAGCTGGAGCAGGCCGTCGAGCTCGAGGCCGGCGATCCCGAGATCAACAACCACCTCGGCGACGCCTACTGGATGGCGGGGCGCAAGGACGAGGCGGTCTTCCAATGGCGGCGCGTCCTGACGCTGAAGCCGGACGCCAAGATCCAGGCCGACGCCGAGGCCAAGCTGGCCTCGGGCCTTGGGCCGCAGGCGCCGAAGCTCGCCGGACAGTAG
- a CDS encoding 4-(cytidine 5'-diphospho)-2-C-methyl-D-erythritol kinase produces MPAVFAPAKVNLFLHVGAPEPSGYHPICSLMTFADVGDRVSAAGADALDLVVDGPFARELAGEGDNLVLRAARALIAEARRPVPPIALRLEKRLPVASGLGGGSSDAGAALRLMREALALDVSDARLEAVAASLGADGAACLWGRPALAQGRGERLSPAPAMPVLDAVLVNPGAPVSTADVYRRFDAAGAFGSVEPPAAPEAFESPQEVAAWLAGQRNDLEAPALAVAPAVGAALETLRAEPETLLARVSGSGGTCFALCAGDIEAESLAERLQALAPDWWVVRCRLGGPSPDAA; encoded by the coding sequence GTGCCCGCCGTCTTCGCGCCGGCCAAGGTCAACCTCTTCCTGCACGTGGGCGCGCCGGAGCCCTCGGGCTACCACCCGATCTGCAGCCTGATGACGTTCGCCGACGTGGGCGACCGGGTCAGCGCGGCCGGGGCCGACGCCCTGGATCTCGTGGTGGACGGGCCGTTCGCCCGCGAGCTGGCGGGGGAGGGCGACAACCTCGTCCTGCGCGCCGCTCGCGCGCTGATCGCCGAGGCGCGCCGGCCGGTTCCACCGATCGCGCTGCGCCTGGAGAAGCGCCTGCCGGTGGCCAGCGGCCTGGGCGGCGGCTCCAGCGACGCCGGCGCGGCCTTGCGGCTGATGCGCGAGGCGCTGGCGCTCGACGTTTCCGACGCGCGGCTGGAAGCCGTGGCAGCTAGCCTCGGGGCGGACGGCGCCGCCTGCCTCTGGGGACGTCCCGCACTCGCCCAGGGGCGGGGCGAGCGTCTTTCGCCCGCGCCGGCCATGCCGGTCCTCGACGCGGTGCTGGTCAATCCGGGCGCGCCCGTCTCCACTGCCGACGTCTACCGGCGCTTCGACGCGGCCGGCGCCTTCGGGTCCGTGGAGCCGCCCGCAGCGCCCGAAGCGTTCGAGAGTCCCCAGGAGGTCGCCGCCTGGCTGGCCGGCCAGCGCAACGATCTGGAGGCCCCGGCGCTCGCCGTCGCACCGGCGGTCGGCGCGGCGCTGGAGACCCTGCGCGCCGAGCCCGAGACCCTGCTGGCGCGCGTGTCCGGCTCGGGCGGCACCTGCTTCGCCCTGTGCGCCGGCGACATCGAGGCCGAGAGCCTGGCCGAGCGGCTGCAGGCCCTGGCGCCGGACTGGTGGGTCGTCCGCTGCCGGCTCGGCGGCCCCTCGCCGGACGCGGCCTGA
- a CDS encoding ammonium transporter, with product MKLLGFNRLAGLALAALITGAPLAAPAFAQETAPAAAEAPATAAPAPEAAAPPPAAEPTEAAAAAEETPTADSGDTAWLLTSTALVLAMTVPGLALFYGGMVRRKNVIATVAQCFAITAVISVVWMVLGYSLAFSENPSADLNAYVGGFGAAMLNGIGIDDVSGSIPQYLFVVFQMTFAIITPALIVGAFAERMKFSAMLLFMILWSLVVYAPVCHWVWGGGFMSEHGVLDFAGGTVVHINAGVAGLVCALVLGKRKGYGTDNMAPHNLVLTMIGASLLWVGWFGFNAGSAVAANGLAAVAMLNTQVATAAAAVAWMIIEWVERKKPGMLGLASGAVAGLVAITPAAGFVNPQGALIIGLVGGAAAYAGAVWIKRALKYDDSLDVFGVHGVAGIAGALLTGLLADAAIGGDAAANASLGAQFFGIIGTVVWCAVATFVILMILKFTLGLRVSEEAEVDGLDISQHGEALHET from the coding sequence ATGAAATTGCTGGGATTCAATAGGCTGGCCGGGCTCGCGCTCGCCGCCCTGATCACGGGAGCGCCCCTGGCCGCGCCCGCCTTCGCGCAGGAGACCGCGCCGGCCGCCGCCGAGGCGCCGGCCACGGCTGCGCCCGCGCCTGAAGCGGCCGCGCCGCCCCCGGCCGCGGAGCCGACCGAGGCCGCCGCGGCAGCCGAGGAGACCCCCACCGCCGACAGCGGCGACACCGCCTGGCTGCTGACCTCCACCGCGCTGGTGCTGGCCATGACCGTTCCAGGCCTGGCGCTGTTCTACGGCGGCATGGTCCGGCGCAAGAACGTGATCGCCACGGTCGCCCAGTGCTTCGCGATCACCGCGGTGATCAGCGTCGTCTGGATGGTGCTGGGCTATTCCCTCGCCTTCTCCGAGAACCCGTCGGCGGATCTCAACGCCTATGTCGGCGGGTTCGGCGCGGCCATGCTGAACGGCATCGGCATCGACGACGTGTCGGGCAGCATTCCGCAGTACCTGTTCGTCGTCTTCCAGATGACCTTCGCGATCATCACGCCCGCCCTGATCGTCGGCGCGTTCGCCGAGCGGATGAAGTTCTCGGCCATGCTGCTGTTCATGATCCTGTGGTCGCTGGTGGTCTACGCGCCGGTCTGCCACTGGGTGTGGGGCGGCGGCTTCATGTCCGAGCACGGCGTCCTCGACTTCGCCGGCGGCACGGTGGTGCACATCAACGCCGGCGTCGCGGGCCTCGTCTGCGCGCTCGTCCTCGGCAAGCGCAAGGGCTACGGGACCGACAACATGGCGCCGCACAACCTCGTGCTGACCATGATCGGCGCCAGCCTCCTGTGGGTCGGCTGGTTCGGCTTCAACGCCGGCTCGGCCGTGGCCGCCAACGGCCTTGCGGCGGTGGCCATGCTGAACACCCAGGTCGCCACGGCGGCCGCGGCGGTGGCCTGGATGATCATCGAGTGGGTCGAGCGTAAGAAGCCCGGCATGCTGGGCCTGGCCTCGGGGGCGGTGGCGGGCCTCGTGGCCATCACGCCGGCCGCGGGCTTCGTGAACCCGCAGGGCGCGCTGATCATCGGCCTCGTCGGCGGCGCCGCGGCCTACGCCGGCGCGGTCTGGATCAAGCGGGCCCTCAAGTACGACGACAGCCTCGATGTCTTCGGCGTCCACGGGGTCGCGGGCATCGCCGGCGCCCTGCTGACGGGCCTGCTGGCCGACGCCGCCATCGGCGGCGACGCGGCGGCGAACGCCAGCCTCGGCGCGCAGTTCTTCGGCATCATCGGCACCGTCGTCTGGTGCGCCGTGGCCACCTTCGTGATCCTGATGATCCTCAAGTTCACGCTGGGCCTGCGCGTCAGCGAGGAGGCGGAGGTCGACGGTCTCGACATCTCGCAGCACGGCGAAGCACTGCACGAGACCTGA
- a CDS encoding P-II family nitrogen regulator has translation MKLIMAIVKPFKLDDVREALVAAGVEGLTVSEVKGYGRQKGQTEIYRGAEYQINFLPKVKLEAVVDDAAAGKAVEAIKAAAATGKIGDGKIFVLDVAEAVRIRTGETGAAAL, from the coding sequence ATGAAACTCATCATGGCGATCGTCAAACCCTTCAAGCTGGACGACGTGCGCGAAGCGCTCGTCGCCGCCGGCGTGGAGGGGCTGACGGTCTCGGAAGTCAAAGGCTACGGCCGTCAGAAGGGGCAGACCGAGATCTATCGGGGCGCCGAGTACCAGATCAATTTCCTGCCGAAGGTGAAGCTCGAGGCCGTCGTCGACGACGCGGCGGCGGGCAAGGCCGTCGAGGCCATCAAGGCCGCGGCCGCCACCGGCAAGATCGGCGACGGGAAGATCTTCGTCCTCGACGTCGCGGAGGCCGTGCGCATCCGGACGGGCGAGACCGGCGCCGCGGCGCTCTAA
- a CDS encoding fasciclin domain-containing protein has product MTSNSLLSAAAALALVTGLSAPAFAQDAAPAQSEAAAPAAAAPASDAAAVQVTPAGDLVETLKASGKFTTFIQGLDATNLTGLLKTNKNLTVFAPSDAAFATLPAAELEKLKTDKTAMQKFLLHHVINAPVDSSKIQGARGPVPSGAGDQILLDGSDEAGALKADGATIVQADVRTGSGLLHVVDKPLTAGAGDAQAQAPAQAPAQTSGTN; this is encoded by the coding sequence ATGACGTCCAACAGCCTGCTTTCCGCCGCCGCCGCGCTCGCCCTGGTCACGGGCCTTTCCGCCCCCGCCTTCGCGCAGGACGCCGCGCCGGCCCAGAGCGAGGCCGCCGCCCCCGCCGCTGCGGCTCCGGCGTCGGACGCCGCCGCCGTCCAGGTCACCCCCGCCGGCGACCTGGTCGAGACGCTGAAGGCCTCGGGCAAGTTCACCACCTTCATCCAGGGCCTCGACGCCACGAACCTGACCGGTCTGCTGAAGACCAACAAGAACCTGACCGTCTTCGCGCCCAGCGACGCGGCGTTCGCGACCCTGCCGGCCGCCGAGCTCGAGAAGCTCAAGACCGACAAGACCGCGATGCAGAAGTTCCTGCTGCACCACGTGATCAACGCCCCGGTCGATTCCTCGAAGATCCAGGGCGCGCGGGGCCCGGTGCCGTCGGGCGCCGGCGACCAGATCCTGCTGGACGGCAGCGACGAGGCCGGCGCGCTGAAGGCCGACGGCGCCACGATCGTCCAGGCGGACGTGCGCACCGGCAGCGGCCTGCTGCACGTGGTCGACAAGCCGCTGACCGCCGGGGCCGGCGACGCCCAGGCCCAGGCGCCGGCCCAAGCTCCGGCCCAGACCTCGGGAACCAACTGA
- a CDS encoding glycine--tRNA ligase subunit alpha, whose protein sequence is MSEEPLTFQGLVLKLHEYWSRQGCMILQPYDVEVGAGTLSPMTVIRTLGPKPWKVAYVQPSRRPADGRYGENPNRLHQHHQYQVILKPNPPNLQELYLGSLEAIGIDPLLHDIRFVEDDWENPTVGAWGLGWEVWCDGMEITQYTYFQQVGGLDVFPVAGELTYGLERLSLYLQNKDSVYDLKFNDEFSYGDVYLANEQQFSAFEQEVADVETCKRQFEDMEREVRRIVASKGRQGQALVLPAYDHVLKASHLFNIMDARGAIAVAERQSYIGRIRDLCKLCAEAWVENEGANA, encoded by the coding sequence ATGTCTGAAGAGCCGCTTACGTTTCAGGGCCTCGTCCTGAAACTGCACGAGTATTGGAGCCGGCAGGGCTGCATGATCCTGCAGCCCTATGACGTGGAAGTGGGGGCGGGCACGCTCTCGCCCATGACGGTGATCCGCACCCTGGGGCCCAAGCCCTGGAAGGTGGCCTACGTCCAGCCGTCCCGGCGGCCGGCCGACGGCCGCTATGGCGAGAACCCGAACCGGCTGCACCAGCACCATCAGTACCAGGTGATCCTGAAGCCGAACCCGCCCAACCTGCAGGAGCTGTACCTCGGGTCGCTGGAAGCGATCGGCATCGACCCGCTGCTGCACGACATCCGCTTCGTCGAGGACGACTGGGAGAACCCCACCGTCGGCGCCTGGGGCCTCGGCTGGGAGGTCTGGTGCGACGGGATGGAGATCACCCAGTACACCTATTTCCAGCAGGTGGGCGGACTGGACGTCTTCCCGGTGGCCGGCGAGCTGACCTACGGCCTCGAGCGCCTGTCCCTGTACCTGCAGAACAAGGACAGCGTGTACGACCTGAAGTTCAACGACGAGTTCAGCTACGGCGACGTCTACCTCGCCAACGAGCAGCAGTTCTCGGCGTTCGAGCAGGAGGTCGCCGATGTCGAAACCTGCAAGCGCCAGTTCGAGGACATGGAGCGCGAGGTCCGGCGGATCGTGGCCTCGAAGGGCCGGCAGGGCCAGGCCCTGGTGCTGCCGGCCTACGACCACGTGCTGAAGGCCAGCCACCTGTTCAACATCATGGACGCCCGCGGCGCCATCGCCGTCGCCGAGCGGCAGAGCTACATCGGCCGCATCCGCGACCTCTGCAAACTGTGCGCCGAGGCCTGGGTCGAGAACGAAGGGGCGAACGCGTAA